From Streptomyces sp. NBC_00289, the proteins below share one genomic window:
- a CDS encoding Helicase associated domain protein — translation MSSVTLRPHQVEAVDSVLRVLSEPPGGWMPPEGLRAQVIAATGSGKTLIGVESANRLSARRVLVLVPTLDLLVQMAGAWRGGGRRGAMVGVCSLRAEESQGVPCTTDPGELVAWTAGPDLVTVFATYASVGQGVLQRAHEAGLPVWDLVVVDEAHRVSGDAGRPWAAVHDQQQIPAVRRLYMTATARIWEAEGGSPRLVASMDEDSPVFGPVAYRLRLSEAIRLGLVAPYQVLCLDIRDPELYAALTGGDTGSAAVRGARLAAVQAGLMRAAVEERFCRVLAFHSRVGEAEAMAAGVPAVAARLAGEDPDTFPPAERVWADWLYGGHAPVHRRRVLDEFASDFLGGPEFEGRDVQAALRVLSSVRVLGEGVDTAQCDAVLFADARGSMIDIVQMVGRALRMQPGAGKLATLIVPVFLGRDEDPNEMLTSDSLSTLAKILGALRSHDAEAIEALADPRIRSGRPAAEQDGMQGGFESEDGGQERGEGGVRVSGAAAGVLRFSEERDPFALAQFVRLRIIDPEGAYWRRGIEAATRWLRETGSGELRVPYVFTAPKEWGAVGGYPLGRWIADVRRYYAAGTLEAGRVAELERLGMVWSAWDTAWTDGLAVAQDYAAVHGHLVPPTNAVWGGDGMAIGVWLKNQRAAARKTRENAERRAAGEVGVSWAGELSESRMEALDAIDPAWCPVWGIDWQRGFHLTLMYLRSAGTVPVRAGEVIVQGEDLGAWTVAQRVGWDKLAPTQQWLLESVLGVEPAGGGELQPVRKTQADRWATHLAAARQFHAREGHLRVPRKHAEEITGEDGEVVGLRLGGWLDNTRRRAAKLAPKRRTELDELGMRWS, via the coding sequence ATGTCATCTGTGACGTTGCGTCCGCATCAGGTTGAGGCCGTTGATTCGGTTCTGAGGGTTCTCTCTGAGCCGCCGGGTGGTTGGATGCCGCCGGAGGGGTTGCGGGCGCAGGTAATTGCTGCGACTGGGTCCGGTAAGACGCTGATTGGTGTGGAGTCTGCGAATCGTCTTTCGGCTCGCCGGGTGCTGGTTTTGGTGCCGACGTTGGATCTGCTGGTGCAGATGGCCGGCGCGTGGCGTGGTGGTGGTCGGCGTGGGGCGATGGTTGGGGTGTGTTCTCTGCGTGCTGAGGAGAGTCAGGGTGTGCCGTGTACGACGGATCCCGGCGAGTTGGTGGCGTGGACGGCGGGGCCGGATCTGGTGACGGTGTTTGCGACGTATGCCTCGGTCGGGCAGGGCGTGTTGCAGCGTGCGCATGAGGCTGGTCTGCCGGTGTGGGACTTGGTGGTGGTGGATGAGGCCCATCGGGTGAGTGGTGATGCGGGTCGGCCGTGGGCTGCGGTGCATGATCAGCAGCAGATTCCTGCGGTGCGCCGGCTCTACATGACTGCCACCGCGCGTATCTGGGAGGCCGAGGGGGGCAGCCCTCGTCTGGTGGCGAGTATGGACGAGGACTCGCCCGTCTTCGGGCCGGTGGCGTACAGGCTGCGGTTGTCGGAGGCGATCCGGCTGGGGCTGGTGGCGCCGTATCAGGTGCTGTGTCTCGATATTCGTGATCCGGAGCTCTATGCCGCGCTGACGGGCGGGGACACCGGGTCCGCTGCTGTGAGGGGGGCTCGGCTGGCGGCGGTTCAGGCTGGGTTGATGCGGGCTGCTGTTGAGGAGCGGTTTTGTCGTGTGCTGGCTTTCCATAGTCGGGTGGGTGAGGCGGAGGCGATGGCGGCCGGGGTGCCGGCGGTTGCGGCCCGGCTTGCCGGGGAAGACCCCGACACGTTCCCGCCGGCGGAGCGGGTGTGGGCGGACTGGCTGTACGGCGGGCATGCGCCTGTGCATCGACGTCGGGTGCTCGACGAATTCGCCTCCGATTTCCTCGGAGGGCCGGAATTTGAGGGGCGTGATGTTCAGGCTGCGTTGCGGGTCTTGTCTTCCGTTCGTGTTCTCGGTGAGGGTGTTGATACGGCGCAGTGTGATGCTGTGCTTTTCGCTGATGCGCGGGGGTCGATGATTGACATTGTGCAAATGGTGGGGCGGGCGCTGCGTATGCAGCCGGGGGCGGGGAAACTGGCCACGTTGATCGTGCCGGTGTTCCTCGGTCGTGATGAGGATCCGAATGAAATGCTGACGTCGGATTCCTTGAGCACCCTGGCGAAGATCCTCGGGGCGTTGCGGTCTCATGATGCGGAGGCGATCGAGGCGCTCGCGGACCCTCGGATCCGCAGCGGCCGCCCGGCAGCCGAACAGGACGGGATGCAGGGCGGGTTCGAGAGCGAGGACGGCGGCCAGGAGCGCGGCGAGGGGGGCGTGCGGGTGAGTGGAGCGGCGGCCGGTGTGCTGCGGTTCAGCGAGGAACGTGATCCGTTCGCGCTGGCGCAGTTCGTCCGGCTGCGGATCATCGATCCTGAGGGCGCGTACTGGCGGCGCGGCATCGAGGCGGCGACGCGGTGGTTGCGCGAGACCGGTAGCGGTGAACTGCGGGTGCCGTACGTGTTCACCGCGCCAAAGGAGTGGGGCGCGGTGGGGGGGTATCCGCTCGGGCGGTGGATCGCGGACGTACGGCGCTACTACGCCGCCGGCACCCTGGAAGCCGGGCGCGTCGCCGAGCTGGAGCGGCTGGGGATGGTGTGGTCGGCGTGGGACACCGCGTGGACGGACGGGCTGGCGGTGGCGCAGGACTACGCGGCGGTGCACGGGCACCTGGTGCCGCCCACCAACGCGGTGTGGGGTGGCGACGGCATGGCGATCGGGGTCTGGCTTAAGAATCAGCGTGCAGCCGCCCGGAAGACTCGTGAGAACGCCGAGCGGCGTGCTGCCGGGGAAGTGGGCGTGTCGTGGGCTGGAGAGCTGTCGGAGAGTCGCATGGAGGCGTTGGACGCGATCGATCCGGCCTGGTGCCCGGTGTGGGGGATCGACTGGCAGCGTGGATTCCACCTCACGCTCATGTACCTGCGGTCTGCCGGCACTGTGCCGGTGCGGGCGGGTGAGGTGATCGTGCAGGGCGAGGATCTCGGGGCCTGGACGGTCGCGCAGCGGGTCGGATGGGACAAGCTGGCGCCCACGCAACAGTGGCTGCTGGAGAGCGTCCTGGGGGTGGAGCCCGCGGGCGGGGGTGAGCTGCAGCCGGTGCGCAAGACTCAAGCGGACCGGTGGGCCACCCACCTCGCAGCCGCCCGTCAGTTCCACGCACGCGAGGGCCACCTGCGCGTACCACGCAAGCACGCGGAAGAGATTACGGGTGAGGACGGCGAAGTCGTTGGACTGCGGCTTGGTGGGTGGCTGGACAACACGCGGCGCAGGGCGGCCAAACTCGCCCCAAAACGTCGGACCGAGCTCGACGAACTCGGAATGCGGTGGTCATGA
- a CDS encoding IS1182 family transposase, whose amino-acid sequence MSLRGVELAEIPEETVRLARAVFPKGCLVMRVRDALGPVFADVDFEELFPVRGRPAVSPARLALVSVLQFAEGLTDRQAAHAVRSRLDWKYALSLELADTGFDFSVLSEFRARLAESDAGRAVFDAVLTAAGEAGLVTAGKRQRTDATHVLAVTRDLSRLEFVVETLRTALNQIAEAAGDWLVTVAAPEWFDRYSARPEDSRFPSRWAARVEHGDQCGADGMVLLQAAWSASAPPGLRHLPAVEFLRQTWVQQFHQAEGAVRWREPKNTPPGLIRLRTPHEPEARTGAKRDLGWSGYKVHLSETCEPDAPHLITHIHTTPAPVTDGAVLEDIHTALAERGLVPDEHLVDAGYVDAEQIHHARRDHSIDLVGPVGKNTNRHQVTGGFFDSTRFTIDWDQRHAVCPGGHISVSWRDTRSHRGTPVTRVRFAERHCGPCELRTSCTNAGTGRNLTLRPKAEHEILQQARTEQDTDHWRRRYGHRAGVEGSISQGVQAFGLRRSRYRGLAKTRLQHHFTGAAINLARIDAWLTGRPLARTRVSPFAALRPAG is encoded by the coding sequence GTGTCGTTGCGTGGGGTGGAGTTGGCGGAGATCCCTGAGGAGACCGTGCGGTTGGCGCGTGCGGTGTTCCCGAAGGGCTGTCTGGTGATGCGGGTACGGGATGCGCTCGGGCCGGTCTTCGCCGACGTCGATTTCGAGGAGCTGTTCCCGGTGCGAGGGCGTCCGGCGGTGTCACCGGCCCGGCTGGCGCTGGTGTCGGTGTTGCAGTTCGCGGAGGGGCTGACCGACCGGCAGGCCGCGCACGCGGTGCGCTCGCGTCTGGACTGGAAGTACGCCCTGTCGCTGGAGCTGGCCGACACGGGGTTCGACTTCTCCGTGCTCAGTGAGTTCCGGGCCCGGCTAGCCGAGTCGGATGCGGGCCGGGCGGTGTTCGACGCGGTACTGACCGCCGCCGGGGAAGCGGGGCTGGTCACGGCGGGCAAGCGGCAGCGCACGGACGCCACTCATGTACTGGCCGTGACCAGGGACCTGAGCCGGCTGGAGTTCGTGGTCGAGACGCTGCGCACGGCACTGAACCAGATCGCCGAGGCGGCCGGGGACTGGCTGGTGACCGTGGCGGCGCCGGAGTGGTTCGACCGGTACTCGGCCCGGCCGGAGGACAGCCGTTTCCCCTCCCGGTGGGCCGCCCGCGTCGAGCACGGCGACCAGTGCGGGGCCGACGGCATGGTGCTGCTCCAAGCCGCCTGGTCGGCGTCGGCACCGCCCGGCCTGCGGCATCTGCCCGCGGTGGAGTTCCTGCGTCAGACCTGGGTGCAGCAGTTCCACCAGGCCGAGGGGGCCGTGCGCTGGCGGGAGCCGAAGAACACCCCGCCCGGTCTGATCCGCTTACGCACCCCGCACGAGCCCGAGGCCAGGACCGGGGCGAAGCGGGATCTGGGCTGGTCCGGATACAAGGTTCATCTCAGCGAGACCTGCGAGCCCGACGCCCCGCACCTGATCACCCACATCCACACCACCCCGGCACCAGTGACCGACGGCGCGGTGCTGGAGGACATCCACACCGCCCTGGCTGAACGCGGACTGGTGCCGGACGAACACCTGGTGGACGCCGGATACGTGGATGCCGAGCAGATCCACCACGCCCGCCGCGATCACAGCATCGACCTCGTCGGACCGGTGGGGAAGAACACCAACCGGCACCAGGTGACCGGCGGCTTCTTCGACAGCACCCGCTTCACCATCGACTGGGACCAGCGCCACGCCGTCTGTCCTGGTGGCCACATCAGCGTTTCGTGGCGAGACACCCGCAGCCACCGAGGCACCCCGGTCACCCGCGTCCGCTTCGCCGAACGGCACTGCGGCCCCTGCGAACTGCGAACGTCCTGCACCAACGCCGGAACCGGCCGCAACCTGACCCTGCGGCCGAAAGCCGAGCACGAGATTCTTCAGCAGGCCCGCACCGAGCAGGACACCGACCACTGGCGCCGCCGCTACGGACACCGCGCCGGCGTCGAGGGCAGCATCTCCCAAGGCGTCCAAGCCTTCGGCCTGCGCAGATCCCGCTACCGCGGTCTCGCAAAGACCCGACTGCAACACCACTTCACCGGCGCCGCCATCAACCTCGCCCGCATCGATGCCTGGCTCACCGGCAGACCCCTCGCCCGCACCCGCGTCTCACCCTTCGCAGCACTCCGCCCCGCCGGATGA
- a CDS encoding replication-relaxation family protein, producing the protein MGGSKTYPYGSTSAVRAHVLAALGVLKVATADQMHRLMAPGHKDNKAFRNAALDLARHGLVVSEGSARDGNKIWNLTPLGLDAAAGVLGRAAGEMGGTARGAARSGAAHAMAVNETVIAITRTPAAATRPVPRQTPGVPDQSPARGDVPPPNPADGVPQMQGLGWIGSWSTEVPLSLPGSKAGRAGVRADAVLQAPEELPVLFVEVDNCTESAAILAAKFEKYLRYFRVKIKNSVGKDMPAWRALYRPSGRDGHPPILIVFNPGTRTGPQALKNRMNTVMELTRTAWSGDYHPDRGYGAQDKDGFYDYTDAIPLLFTTLDRLQADSPRGVVWWRCGHGQWETLPAALANPADHSAWHARDEQRRLRHKEAEEASRQEHAPRTPAWPPTPDPDPWPDETAPDPVPAPAPPCERCGLPVTGQDGQDDAVFDSPENGRHCATCRSDIRQYPTLRAALFGRRQRSK; encoded by the coding sequence GTGGGTGGGTCGAAGACGTATCCGTACGGGTCGACGAGCGCGGTGCGTGCGCACGTCCTGGCGGCGCTGGGGGTGCTGAAGGTGGCGACGGCGGATCAGATGCACCGGCTGATGGCGCCCGGACACAAGGACAACAAGGCCTTCCGCAACGCGGCGTTGGACCTGGCGCGGCACGGCCTGGTGGTCTCTGAGGGCAGCGCGCGTGACGGCAACAAGATCTGGAACCTGACCCCGCTGGGTTTGGACGCCGCTGCCGGGGTACTGGGCCGGGCGGCGGGGGAGATGGGCGGCACAGCGCGGGGCGCGGCCCGCTCGGGTGCCGCGCACGCGATGGCGGTGAACGAGACAGTCATCGCGATCACCCGCACGCCCGCCGCGGCCACGCGCCCCGTGCCCCGCCAGACGCCCGGAGTGCCGGACCAATCACCGGCCCGCGGCGACGTGCCGCCGCCAAACCCAGCGGATGGGGTGCCGCAGATGCAGGGGCTGGGCTGGATCGGTTCCTGGTCGACCGAAGTCCCCCTCAGCCTGCCCGGCAGCAAGGCCGGCCGGGCCGGGGTGCGTGCAGACGCGGTCCTGCAGGCGCCGGAGGAGTTGCCGGTCCTGTTCGTGGAGGTCGACAACTGCACCGAGTCCGCCGCGATCCTGGCGGCGAAGTTCGAGAAGTACCTCCGCTACTTCCGGGTGAAGATCAAAAACTCGGTCGGTAAGGACATGCCGGCCTGGCGCGCCCTGTACCGGCCGTCGGGCCGGGATGGTCATCCGCCGATCCTCATCGTCTTCAACCCCGGCACCCGGACCGGCCCGCAAGCGTTGAAAAACCGCATGAACACCGTCATGGAACTGACCCGCACCGCCTGGTCCGGCGACTACCACCCGGACCGCGGATACGGCGCGCAGGACAAGGACGGCTTCTACGACTACACCGACGCCATCCCGCTGCTGTTCACCACCCTGGACCGCCTGCAGGCTGACAGCCCACGCGGTGTGGTGTGGTGGCGGTGCGGCCACGGGCAGTGGGAAACCCTCCCCGCCGCTCTCGCCAACCCAGCCGACCACTCCGCCTGGCACGCCCGCGATGAGCAACGGCGCCTGCGTCACAAGGAAGCCGAAGAAGCCAGCCGGCAAGAGCATGCGCCACGCACGCCGGCCTGGCCCCCGACACCCGACCCGGACCCGTGGCCCGACGAAACCGCCCCGGATCCTGTTCCCGCTCCGGCCCCGCCCTGTGAGCGGTGCGGGCTGCCGGTCACCGGCCAGGACGGGCAGGACGATGCCGTGTTCGACTCGCCGGAGAACGGCCGGCACTGTGCCACCTGCCGCAGCGACATACGCCAGTACCCGACCCTGCGCGCCGCGCTCTTCGGACGCCGCCAGCGCAGCAAGTAG
- a CDS encoding IS256 family transposase: MPVSQNGLSSELLEELAALAAEKVRGEGLRLMGEGGLLPELAQHLMQSALEAEMDQHLADGVGRVGGRGSRSGGNTRNGYRSKKVMTEVGAVTVQIPRDRLGTFQPRLLPKYARRTGALDDLVISLTAKGLTSGEIVSHLAQTYGMTTTKETISTITDKALESMAEWRTRPLDAVYPVVFIDAVHVKIRDGHVANRPIYVAIAVTADGYREILGLWAGDGGEGAKYWQTVLTEIKNRGVRDVLMLVCDGLSALPDAVNAVWPRTVVQTCVVHLLRASLRYASRRDWADVARDLKPVYTAVNEDEARARLTDFDDKWGKRYPSIAGTWERAWSEFVPFLGLPDAIRQVVYTTNAIESLNARYRRAAQACGHFPNETAALKRLYLATLALDPTGRGRQRWNNRWKSALNEFDVLFDGRLTAGRV, from the coding sequence ATGCCGGTGTCGCAGAATGGTCTGTCCAGTGAGCTGCTGGAGGAGCTGGCCGCGCTCGCGGCCGAGAAGGTCCGCGGAGAGGGACTGCGGCTGATGGGCGAGGGCGGCCTGCTGCCCGAGCTCGCTCAGCACCTGATGCAGTCCGCGCTGGAAGCAGAGATGGACCAGCACCTGGCCGACGGGGTCGGCCGCGTCGGCGGGCGCGGGTCGCGCTCGGGCGGCAACACCCGCAACGGCTACCGGAGCAAGAAGGTGATGACGGAGGTCGGCGCCGTCACGGTGCAGATCCCGCGAGACCGTCTGGGCACCTTCCAGCCCCGGCTGCTGCCCAAGTACGCCCGCCGCACTGGTGCGTTGGACGACCTGGTGATCTCGCTGACCGCAAAGGGCCTGACCTCCGGCGAGATCGTCTCCCATCTCGCCCAGACGTACGGGATGACGACAACGAAGGAGACCATCTCCACGATCACCGACAAGGCCCTGGAATCGATGGCGGAATGGCGCACCCGCCCGCTCGACGCGGTCTACCCGGTCGTCTTCATCGATGCCGTGCACGTCAAGATCCGAGACGGTCATGTCGCCAACCGGCCCATCTACGTGGCCATCGCGGTCACCGCCGACGGCTACCGCGAGATCCTCGGCCTGTGGGCCGGCGACGGCGGCGAGGGCGCCAAGTACTGGCAGACGGTGCTCACCGAGATCAAGAACAGAGGCGTCCGTGATGTGCTGATGCTGGTCTGCGACGGGCTCAGCGCCCTGCCCGACGCGGTGAACGCCGTCTGGCCCCGGACTGTGGTGCAGACTTGCGTGGTTCATCTCCTGCGCGCGAGTCTGCGGTATGCCTCACGCCGCGACTGGGCCGACGTCGCACGCGACCTCAAGCCCGTCTACACCGCTGTCAACGAGGACGAGGCCCGGGCACGGCTGACCGACTTCGACGACAAGTGGGGCAAGCGCTATCCGTCGATCGCCGGGACCTGGGAGCGGGCCTGGAGCGAATTCGTGCCCTTCCTCGGTCTGCCCGACGCGATCCGGCAGGTCGTCTACACCACGAACGCGATCGAGTCCCTCAACGCCCGCTACCGGCGCGCGGCCCAGGCCTGCGGACACTTCCCCAACGAGACCGCCGCCTTGAAACGCCTCTACCTCGCCACCCTCGCACTCGACCCCACCGGCCGCGGCCGCCAGCGCTGGAACAACCGCTGGAAAAGCGCTTTGAACGAGTTCGACGTTCTCTTCGACGGCCGCCTTACCGCCGGACGAGTGTAG
- a CDS encoding IS110 family transposase, whose translation MHAAEDIEQAEEIVERVAAIDIAKASGMVCTRLPHDDKPGKRVQRVWNVGATTNAILELADHLRCQGVTRVVMEATGSYWKCWFFLLEAAGLQVWLVNARDVKNVPGRPKTDKLDAIWLAKLTERGMLRPSFVPPKPIRQLRDLTRTRTVLTEERTRHKQRVEKLLEDAQIKLSTVATDIFGVSGRAMMDALIAGQRNPKVLAEMARARMRNKKAALIEALTGQFENHHARLCRMLLDLVDSLDARITELTTWITDAVEAMPRACGPESETQEQAGAACLPLVERLDEIPGIGIPTAQVMIAELGLDMGVFPTPGHLASWAKLSPRTIQSGNKNTSGPTGKGNSWLKGALGDAAMSAAKTDTFLGARYRKLVKRRGHKKALVAVARSILVIVWHLINDPTARFADLGSDWHTRRLDPERRTRDLLRQLKDLGHDVTLTPAAA comes from the coding sequence GTGCACGCAGCGGAAGACATCGAACAGGCCGAGGAGATCGTCGAGCGGGTCGCCGCGATCGACATCGCCAAGGCCTCGGGCATGGTGTGCACGCGCCTGCCCCACGACGACAAGCCGGGCAAGCGCGTCCAGCGCGTCTGGAACGTCGGCGCGACCACCAACGCCATCCTGGAACTCGCTGACCACCTGCGCTGCCAGGGCGTCACCCGCGTGGTCATGGAAGCGACCGGGTCGTACTGGAAGTGCTGGTTCTTCCTGCTGGAAGCGGCCGGGCTGCAGGTGTGGCTCGTCAACGCCCGCGACGTGAAGAACGTCCCGGGCCGGCCCAAGACCGACAAGCTGGACGCGATCTGGCTGGCCAAGCTCACCGAACGCGGCATGCTCCGGCCCTCGTTCGTGCCCCCGAAACCGATCCGGCAGCTCCGGGACCTCACCCGCACCCGCACCGTGCTCACCGAGGAACGCACCCGGCACAAGCAGCGCGTGGAGAAGCTCCTCGAAGACGCCCAGATCAAACTCTCCACCGTAGCCACCGACATCTTCGGCGTCTCCGGCCGCGCCATGATGGACGCCCTGATCGCCGGCCAGCGCAACCCGAAGGTCCTCGCGGAGATGGCCAGAGCCCGGATGCGGAACAAGAAAGCCGCCCTCATCGAGGCCCTGACCGGCCAGTTCGAGAACCACCACGCCCGGTTGTGCCGGATGCTGCTGGACCTGGTCGACTCCCTCGACGCCCGCATCACCGAGCTGACCACCTGGATCACCGACGCCGTCGAAGCGATGCCCCGGGCCTGCGGCCCCGAGTCCGAGACGCAGGAACAGGCAGGCGCTGCGTGCCTGCCGCTGGTGGAGCGGCTCGACGAGATCCCCGGAATCGGGATCCCCACCGCCCAGGTCATGATCGCCGAACTGGGCCTGGACATGGGCGTCTTCCCCACTCCGGGACACCTAGCCTCCTGGGCCAAACTCTCACCCCGCACTATCCAGTCCGGGAACAAGAACACCTCCGGCCCCACCGGCAAGGGCAACTCGTGGCTCAAGGGCGCCCTCGGAGACGCGGCAATGTCCGCCGCGAAGACCGACACGTTCCTCGGCGCCCGCTACCGCAAGCTCGTCAAACGCCGAGGCCACAAGAAGGCCCTGGTCGCGGTCGCCCGATCGATCCTGGTGATCGTCTGGCATCTCATCAACGACCCCACCGCCCGCTTCGCCGACCTCGGCTCCGACTGGCACACCCGACGCCTTGATCCAGAACGTCGCACCCGCGACCTGCTCCGCCAGCTCAAGGACCTCGGCCACGACGTGACCCTCACCCCGGCAGCCGCCTGA
- a CDS encoding RNA polymerase sigma factor, whose product MDISLRARVRAGDPAAFGQIFDAHARVVYRHAVRWTGDWAAAEDVVSLTFLEAWRLRKKLRPGGESLQPWLLGIATNVLRNTARAARRHQKALTQLPLREAVPDFAEELVGRLADTEQLAAAKAALERLRPAEREVFALCVWSGLEHAAVAEALGVPVGTVRSRLSRARSRLRQLTEQELARVPKSMQRDSASGQIPGDRASAVRSKQEKNR is encoded by the coding sequence GTGGACATATCACTACGCGCCCGGGTACGGGCCGGGGACCCGGCCGCATTCGGGCAGATCTTTGATGCGCACGCCCGTGTCGTGTACCGGCACGCGGTGCGCTGGACCGGTGACTGGGCCGCGGCCGAGGACGTGGTGTCCCTGACGTTCCTGGAGGCCTGGCGGCTGAGGAAGAAACTGCGCCCGGGCGGAGAGAGTCTCCAGCCGTGGCTGCTGGGAATCGCCACCAACGTATTGCGTAACACTGCCCGCGCTGCGCGTCGGCACCAGAAGGCGTTGACCCAGCTGCCGCTACGCGAGGCTGTGCCGGATTTCGCGGAGGAGCTGGTCGGGCGGCTCGCCGATACCGAGCAGCTGGCCGCGGCCAAGGCCGCGCTTGAGCGGTTGCGGCCGGCGGAGCGGGAGGTGTTCGCCTTGTGCGTGTGGTCCGGCCTGGAGCACGCAGCGGTGGCCGAAGCGCTGGGCGTGCCGGTCGGCACAGTCCGATCCCGGCTGTCGCGGGCGCGCAGCCGCCTGCGGCAGCTCACGGAGCAGGAGCTGGCCCGGGTTCCGAAAAGTATGCAACGCGACTCTGCCAGCGGACAGATACCGGGTGACCGCGCATCCGCGGTCCGGTCGAAGCAGGAGAAGAACCGATGA
- a CDS encoding RNA polymerase sigma factor, translating to MSGGEELGQIFRAEHGRVLARLVSLLGDLDVAEEALADACLQAVRRWPADGIPDHPAAWLTTVARNAAIDRIRREQNLAGKLALLRTETTMAHTQAPPEPAQGDIPDERLRLFFTCCHPALARSAQVALTLRCLAGLSTPEVARLFLVSEPTIAQRIVRAKRKIRDAAIPYRVPDSTELPQRLPAVLAVLYLLFTEGYAATAGPTQIRPELCEEAIRLARVLHRLLPDEAETTALLALMLLTDARRPARTTADGQLVMLEDQDRTLWDQQQIAEGRQLVITALHIRPPGPYGLQAAIAAVHADAPTARATDWPQIASLYGMLAKTVPSPMVELNRAIALAMADGPAIGLRILDQLQEDGHLAGSHLLPAARAELLRRLDRTTEAVAAYDTALALVGNQAEHDYLLRRRNQLTQPEQGPAHDPR from the coding sequence CTGAGCGGCGGCGAAGAGCTCGGGCAGATCTTCCGAGCCGAGCACGGCCGGGTCCTGGCCCGGCTGGTGAGCCTCCTCGGCGACTTGGACGTCGCCGAGGAGGCCCTCGCCGATGCCTGCCTTCAGGCGGTACGGCGCTGGCCGGCCGACGGCATCCCGGACCACCCGGCCGCCTGGCTGACCACGGTGGCCCGCAACGCGGCGATCGACCGGATCCGTCGCGAGCAGAACCTGGCCGGCAAGCTCGCGCTGCTGCGAACGGAGACCACGATGGCCCACACCCAGGCGCCACCCGAACCGGCGCAGGGCGACATCCCCGACGAGCGGCTGCGGCTGTTCTTCACCTGCTGCCATCCCGCCCTGGCACGGTCCGCTCAGGTCGCGCTCACCTTGCGCTGCCTGGCTGGTCTGAGCACGCCGGAGGTCGCCCGGCTGTTCCTGGTAAGCGAGCCGACCATCGCCCAGCGCATCGTGCGGGCCAAGCGCAAGATCCGCGACGCCGCCATCCCCTACCGCGTCCCGGACAGCACCGAGCTTCCTCAGCGGCTGCCGGCTGTTCTGGCAGTGCTCTATCTGCTGTTCACCGAGGGATACGCGGCCACCGCCGGACCCACGCAGATCCGCCCGGAACTGTGTGAGGAGGCCATCCGTCTGGCCCGCGTCCTGCACCGCCTGCTGCCCGACGAAGCCGAGACCACCGCGCTGCTGGCGTTGATGCTGCTGACCGACGCCCGCCGCCCCGCCCGCACCACAGCCGACGGCCAGCTGGTCATGCTCGAGGACCAGGACCGCACCCTGTGGGACCAACAGCAGATCGCCGAAGGCCGCCAACTGGTCATCACCGCCCTGCACATCAGGCCGCCCGGACCCTATGGGCTGCAGGCGGCGATCGCCGCGGTGCACGCCGACGCCCCCACCGCACGGGCCACCGACTGGCCGCAGATCGCCTCCCTCTACGGCATGCTCGCCAAGACAGTCCCCTCACCCATGGTCGAACTCAACCGGGCCATCGCCCTCGCCATGGCCGACGGGCCCGCCATCGGCCTGCGCATCCTCGACCAGCTCCAGGAGGACGGACACCTTGCCGGCTCCCACCTGCTGCCCGCCGCCCGCGCCGAACTCCTGCGCCGCCTCGACCGCACCACCGAAGCGGTCGCCGCCTACGACACCGCACTCGCCCTCGTCGGCAACCAAGCCGAACACGACTACCTCCTCCGCCGACGCAACCAGCTCACCCAACCCGAACAAGGACCCGCCCATGACCCCCGATGA
- a CDS encoding YciI family protein, with translation MQYVVLIYRDESKDGEVDWDQLGKDYDAYAAAAVQAGVMQGGQKLQPSATATTVAIRESERLVTDGPFAEAREQLGGFFVLKCADLDEALEWAARCPGASHGTVEVRPVMPT, from the coding sequence ATGCAATACGTGGTGCTGATCTATCGGGACGAGTCAAAGGACGGCGAGGTCGACTGGGACCAGCTCGGCAAGGACTACGATGCCTACGCCGCCGCAGCCGTGCAGGCCGGTGTGATGCAAGGCGGCCAGAAGCTGCAACCGTCGGCTACCGCGACCACGGTGGCCATCCGCGAGAGCGAGCGCCTGGTCACCGACGGCCCGTTCGCCGAGGCCCGTGAGCAGCTGGGCGGATTCTTCGTACTGAAGTGCGCGGACCTGGACGAGGCGCTGGAGTGGGCGGCGCGCTGCCCGGGCGCGAGTCACGGCACGGTGGAGGTGCGTCCGGTGATGCCCACCTGA